Within the Malassezia vespertilionis chromosome 3, complete sequence genome, the region GCATACTCGCAGCAGTTGGGCGATCGGTTTCTGCTGGCAGACTACCCCGGACTGGATGAAGTGCTCATGTCCTACGTGCAGCGGCTGTGTgccgcactgcgcggcgagccaCGCTCCGAGTGGGACGCGAGCAACGACCAGGACGAGCATGTAGACGGGCGCGTGGTGGACCAAGGAATAGGTGCGCCGGGCGAGAATGGAGGCATGGGTCTCGGCATGGCGTGTGTCCATCTTGCCGTGCCAAAGCGGCGGCAAGTTGCATTGCCGCTGCCTGCGCACTTTAGCccaagcagcgtgccgaggGACGCACAAACTCTCCGGCATGCGCTCGCAGCCGTGCTCGTGTTGCGCAACGTAACTTTGACGATGCAAAACGCTGCAAGGCTGACCGCATTCCCGGGCGTGTTGCAAATCGTTGCGGAAGCGCTCCAGCACAGCATGACGACGCAATCGCTGGTGGATTGGAATACGTGTGCCGACTTTCGCGTGAATCTGCTCGAGATTCTAGAGTCCCTTGCATCCAGGATCCAGCTCAGCGAGTGGGTCCAAAGCGCATACACGGGAGCGGGCGAGCCTGAGGAGCGAGCGGTGCGCACCGAGGACCGTGTTTTTGCCCTGCTCCACACGCTCCTCCATACGACAAAAGACCGCGCACTGCTCTTGGGAAGTTTgcggtgcatgcgtgcaATTGTATCGAACCCAGCCAACGAACATGTGCTTAGCGAAACGACGTGGTCGCACACGCccctgcgcctgcataTTATTCCGCGctgccttgcgctccttcCGCTCACGCAGGACCCAGAGCTGCTGGAATCTGGGCTTGATTTGCTGTACCAGATGATCGTCACGGGCGAAAATGCAATCTTGATCGGCGCACTGACTGTGGCGCAAGTGTCTGCGGCTGTGGATGCAAGTAGCTTGTGGCAGGACGACGCGGACACGCGGCCTTTGGTCGACTCTGTCGTCGGCTACCTTGTGCGCAACTTGTCGCTCGGCAAGACGGTTTGGGAGCGCGACTCGGTCATCACAGCCAACACCTCTGCGCCGTGGAGCGCAGAGGTGCctagcgccgcgcgccagcgccgccttcgcgagcgtgcgctgcgcgagaagcGCGAGCGACTGACGGTAGAGGAGCGCAACCAGTGGAAGACGCTCCGCCCTgaagaaaaagagcagctgcagcaaaTGCATGAGCcagagcgcggcattgcgTGGATGAAGATGCTGTTTGAGCAGGACTCGCTAGGCGAAGTCACCCAAATGGAGTTTTGGATTACGTACCGCGACCAGTTTACGCCCATGGCAGcacatggcgcagcgccgctaCAACCCGCTGCAAACTTGATCCGAAACGTTTCCCAAACGTTTCCCGGGGCGGCTGCTATGGTCATTTCTCCCGGTATCGGCCAGCAGCCGCGCTTCATCATCCGGGGTATTTCGCTGCGCGATCGGTCCCAGGCCTCCTTTGCGTGTTCATGGGAGGActgcccagcgccgcaagcgccttgtgcaGAGGCAATCAAGGACCACTTGGATGTGCACGCCAGTGCGGCTAAAGACGGGCAGTGTCGCTGGCACAACTGCAATGCAAACACGCAGGATTCGCCAGACGCAAACTCGCTCCTGCGCCAGCATGTGCGCACGCATATGCCGCAGCCGGTAGACGATGTACAGCTCGCCGTACCGGGACcgccagcgcaaggaacCATGGATCATCCGGGGACGATTACATTTGAAGtcgagcgcacgccgtctgtgccgagcgccgcgccgcaggaaGGGCCGCTGCCTTGCGGCGTCGCTTTCCTGTCTGCATTGGTGCTTCGCTTTgtgacgcgcgccgcgcgcaatgttttgaaacgcagcggcgcaggatgTCCGACACACACgtacggcggcgcgcagtcGAGTTCCAAGGCGCCGTTGGAGGGCGGTGACATGTTTGGATGCCCCATTCCCCCGACTATGCAAGACGCAAATGGAGGGCTGGACGGCGTGCAAAAGGCGCCGGCGGTCAGTGCAGCACAAatcgccgcagcgcgcgatctAATGAATGCGCTCGCAAGCCGCGAAGATGCCATGGTGAAggtggcgctgcagaatgATATCCTGTGTCGCATCATTAGCGATACGCTCGTCTTGATCCGTACACCGAGCGCGGAGCACACTATGTAGCATGGATGGGTCGTTGCGGACATGTAGTATATAACAGTTGACCCTGGGCCGTTGtgtcgcggcgtgcgcgggGCGTTGCTTGTTCGTGATCGGTTTGTTGCTTATGTACAGCTAGTCTACAATCACTGCGGGTGTCAGTCCATATCACGCAAACGTCTGGTCCATCATAATCAAAGGTATCTTCAATGTAAATTCGTAAGTCTAACATATGTGCTTTCACGCCGGAGCGATAATCATTTGGACCAGACTGTTGGAAACGTACCGTGGATGCCTCTGTGggtggcggcgcatggcgctgcacaatcGCCTCGCAGTGCGCCCACTCCTCCAAAATCTCttgctggatgcgctggtAGGCCTGCATGTAAttctccagcgctgcgcgcacgtccaGCGCTTTTTCCTGCTCGAAGCGCTGAAACTCTttcttgcacagctcggTCACGTCGTCGAAGCGTGTGTGCAGCGTGGCCGCTTGCAGCTCCGCATGGGAGAGCGCGTTGATTTGCAAGTCCATATGCGCTGCGGGATTAGTGCGCTGTcggtgccgctgcttggTCAAGtcttcctcggcgcgctgccacGCTTGCCAaagctcgacgcgcgtcgcaaatGCTTTGCGCACATTGCCAACGAGCCGTTCGTACTCGTACAAAACAAGTCCAAGCACGTTTGCCTCGTGGTCAGCAAGCACCTCGGACGCCTCCGCTGCGCGTTTTTTCATCTCGGagagcgcgccaaacgatGTGGAAACGTGGCGGGAAAGTGTGCTGGAAGaaagcgcgacgaggaccTTGTACAAGTGGTCCTGCTtggacgcaagcgcttgccgcttttgcgcaagatgcaTCACGCTATGGACAATGTGTTGCATGTGTTTCTCCAGCTGGCCCAAAAAAAGCTCCTGCTGTTTGAACCACTCGTCCGTTTCGCGGAATCGCAACGCCTGCAGCGAGTGGCTCCAGCCCATGTACGTCTTTTGCTCCGGCGTGACGACGGCGCCTTTtttcgcgtcgcgcgccttgatgTCCGCGGCAAGGGATTGGCTCTGGAGAAAGAGCATCAGGTCTTCGTccgtgcgcaaggcggGGTGCTCGAGAATCTTGGTCAGTGCATGCTCCAGCGACCGACGACGCAGCTCGACAAGTGCAGGCGCCATGTTCCCAATCTTGACCTTTTCGGGGATCGCAGGGACAATCACCCCGGCATGGTTCTGCacgagcgctgcatgcatCCAGCGAAAGTCACTGTAGCGCCGTAGGGTGGAAAGCGTGTCGCGGGGAAACCAAGGGGCATTGGACGTGACGCGCACGGTGTACTCGACGTGGGAAGATACACGGTCGCTGACGCGCTGTGGGTTGCCGACGTGGATGTTAAACTGGTACGCGGGCGctggcgctcgcgctcgcgcttttGTGGGCGAGCGCTGTCCGTACCGCACTTCGTCGTCATTCGCGGCAACAGGCGTTGGCGCGGCCTGGCCTGCGGCGTCGGTACTGGGCAAGCCTGCgtcgcgatgcgcagcgcgcggaggtccgcgccgcgccaagtacGAACGCCACCACTCCTCAAACGAGACGGTCGTCATGTCTATGCCCAGCGCCTCCGCATCGCCCGTGTCCATCTCGCAATTTTCGGGGCGCTGTGTCGATGCGTGTGCATCCACTTGGTACACCGGATCCAAGCAGGTTGCGGTGGTCacctgtgcgccgcacgcatcgttccacgcgcgcgacatgaTGCAGCACATTTCGTACTTGGACATGCCTTTTTTCGCAGCGAGGTGCAGTGTTGGCGGCatgggctgcggcggcgcggcgcgaaggcggcgctgcgcaatctcgcaaagctgcacaagcatgcgcgcaaggtCCTCGACATGCGTTGGAAACCGacgtgcgtgtgcgtccATGCTAATCTTCGAcgacgcatcgtcgcgtGGCTGGATCGCACCGAGCAGCACATTCACGGCGGACTCGCCGTCGTATTCCGTGTCGCCGTACAGCACAGGCACGCGAACGTTGGTCGCAaagccgcgcttgccatgctcgagcacggcgatCTCAGCGTCGCGTTTGCTCTTGCCGTATGCATTGAGAGGGTTGGGCGGGCTATCGACGTTGTACGGCGGACTGCGCCCGTCAAACACGTACTCTGTGGAAAGGTTGACCAGGTAGGCGGGTGGGTGtagcgccgcacacgcttTGGCCATGGCTGCAGGCAGCGCTACATTCAGGCGGTGCACggcgtctgcatcgcgctcgacaacGTCTGGACGCCGCTCCGCTGCGGTATGCAGCACCACGTCTGGCTTGCACGCTTGGACAAGCACGTCCACCTCCGCCGACTCGCGCAGATCCACACAGGCCACCTTTGCGTTCGCTCTCGAAAACGCAGTGCCATGCGTGTCGTACCCGGCATCCTCACACGCGGTCATCAGCGCGCGGCCCAGCAGGCCCGAAGCGCCCGTCACAAGCACACGCATGGTGGCGCAAACgggacgcgccgccggccgAAAGGGCAATTTTTGTCATCCGTGTTGGtctcgcgcgctgggctCGGCACACCGTCTTTTTTTGAtgctcgcgcgtgcgtgggAGGAAGCGTTGCGTGGGTACGAGGCGGATGCACGCGACGAAGCGGATGTGTGTACCTTGCGATGCTTACCGCAGGCGTGGAACatggtgcgcgccgcattcgACCCTGCGTCGCCGGCAACGTTGGAAACCAGgatgcgcggtgcgtggcgAGGCGAGAAGGAACACCGACTGACTCCAGCCGATACCCAAGCCGCCGTcgcggtgcttgcacagACGCCTGCGGAACTCGGCGCCTGGTACATGGGTacgtcgccgcgctgctcacccCAGGCACATGCCAGGAAAAATTCGCGCTGTTCTGCACCACGACCCTCGCGCCCCTTGCCGCTGctgaaaaagcgcgcgtcgagctgccCGGTGCAATTGACCAATGCTTCCGGTGGGTTTGCGAGCGGAGAGAGATGCTGTGTCCCCccgagcttggcggcctcggcctcgcgcacctcgccaGTGCATTCCTGCTGCAGTGCCAAACGCAATGCACTGCGGCGATGCATTCCGCGATGCTGGAAGCGCTGCCCGCGTACTTTGCCGAGATGCTGCATGCCGGGCACGGCACTGTCGTGGTAGAGCCTGTTGGCATGCAAGTCGCTGCGCAGATGCGGTACCTGGGCCTCGATTCGTTCGTACAAGGCGTGCTTACTTccaccgcgacgcgcatTCTCGACGCAGCCACGCACCACGAGACgggcgcattgcgcggtgcgctgcgcaatggtGCATTTCCTGTGCTCCACGACATGCTCGTGAGCCAGCTGATGCCCGCGCTCACGGCCATGCTCGACGCCAAGCCCGCCTTGGCATCGCCGCTCGACGAAAtgcatgcgcggcacgatgTGTGGGACGTGAGTATTtcgcagctgcacgacgAATcctttcgcgcggcgccgctcgccgaCCACGAGTCGCTCTACCTGCTGCTAGAGTactcgctgctgcgcgcactggGGCACGCCCGGCTCGCCCAGCTCTTTGATATCGTCGGCATGTACCCAAaaacacgcgcggcgctgggcgatATCATGGCGTGGCTCGACAAGTCCAACGAGCGCACCGAGGTGGTGCGCGTattttcgcgcgcgtacgTACGCTTCCCCGCCCCGTAGTCCTAACCCGCAGTCTGAGGACCCGGCTCTTGCACCCGGGCGTCGCCACGCATGCCATCCTTGTATATTATGTCAATATTGTgtatgcgctgcgcctcgtggATACCAGCGGCGTGGTTCTGTCGCAGGTGCTCCCGCccgtgcagcgctacctgcgcacacgcagcgaTACCATCCAGGCCGTGGTCGCCGCACTCCTGGGAAACGACCCCGCCTTCCAGCTCTTGCGCATGGAGCTGGAAAGCGCAGGGAGCGGGCGCCAGCCAGCGCTCTCCAAAaccatgcgccgcgcacaggaagaggacgaggtGCAGGCACGCCCAGAGTACTGGTCCGACCCCGCATGGGCCCCGCGCCCCGTAGACGCGGGGCCCGAGTATAGCCagatgcgctcgcgcgatGTGATAGATCTGCTCGTCGGCATCTTTGACGACCACGCCGGCTTCATCCATGCCCTCGAGCGGCAcactgcgcagcagctgaTGCACACCCAGGACTATGACaccgcgcgtgtgcgccgcaacaaCGACATTttcaagcagcgcttcggcgAGGGAAGTCTGCACCACTGCGACGTCATGCTCGCGGATGTGGCCGCATccgcccgcgccgacgcgcaaTTCCACCgtggcgccgagcgtgcgggGGTCTACGGTGCGGTGCACCCCCTCTTTATTTCGCGCCAGTTTTGGCCGGAAATCGAAACGGGCACGTTTGCTGTGCCGGCGCGACTGGCCCAGGCATTGGAGGCGTTCGCGGCATTTTACGCAGACACACAGCGCCAAAAACGCCTGCGCTGGCTGCCCCACCTCGGCACGGTCGATCTTGCGGTGGAAATGGGCGACGGCCGCACCGTCGAGGTCACAGCGACGCcactgcaagcggcggtagccgagctcgtcgccggcgagcacgacgcacGCATCGTCTCTGCAGACCACATTGCCGGCGCACTCGACATCGATCGGCAggctgcagtgcatgcgctgcgcttttgGGTGTCGCACCATGTGCTCTCGGAACTGCCCCAGGGGGGGAGCTTTGCGGTACGCGAACGCATATAATCAATAGCTATACAACTACGCCTCGCGCACCGCGGGCAAAAGCAAACTATTTTCGCGCACGAGGCGGATCAGCTCCTGGCCCGCCATGGAGGGACCGCTCGGGTGCGCGAGAACGTGGTGCGCCCGCGCAACGTACCGCTCGCCAAACACACTCAGTTCGAGCACACACTGTGCAAGGAGGCGGAGGTGGGCGTCTTGGTCCATgtgccgctgtgcgcgcgccgcatcgatgcgctcttGGACAAGGGCGGCGAGCGactgcgcggcgggcgcatCGGTCAGGTAAAATTCGTACACGGCCTCTTTCTTCGCAGTGTGGCGCAGGAGGATGGTGggacgcagcgcgtcggcgctcGCGTCAAGAGAGACGGTGCGTGGGAGCGTATCCCACGTCCCGCGCATCCTCGAAGGCGTGCCGCGGTACAGCTTTGcgtgcttgccgatgcgcacaaATGACAGATCGTGCCGTCcagcggcggtgctgcacaCGGTGAACTCCGCAACAGGCGCGTGGGCAAACGAGAGCACTGGGGGATCGAGAAAGAGGCTTGCGCCTTCAAGTCGGATCTTCAAGTCGGGgtccggcgcgtcgagcgcaatgGTCACTGGCGCGCTGGGGACGCCGACCTGGAGTccagcggcgagcgcgctTATATCGTACAcgatggtgcgctgcggcacgtcTTCGGGGcccgccgcttgcgcaaaCGGCTGGGTCTTGACGCCAAAGTAGAgctcgcacagctcgcgctccgagaggagctgctccacgtcgtgctcgcgcacagacTGGACAAAGTGCGCCAGCGAGATGGTGGCGCACGGCTTGGCAAACATGCCGGGGGTAAATGAGCCTTGGCccgtgtgcagcgcatcgtgcagTGCCATCATCGCAAACGTGAGATCCGTCGCGAGCTCCAAGGTAAATGTGGGCGCGAGCATGCCGCTGTTGGAGCGCAGCCAGTGTGCGGCAAACGCAAGCAAAAGCAGCTCGAAATCGTGCTGTGCCGCGGGAAAGCGCAGATCAAgcagcaagctgcgcagggCCGTTTCGATGCCGATGCCTGCAAAGCGGTGCTGTGCGACAtagtgctgcagcacatcgcggttgtgcggcgcaaagaggTACGCGGAGACAACGACGCGGTCGAGTTCGGGGCAAATGTAGAGgaggtgcgcgcgcgctttcgcaTCCGGCACCTGGCCATGGGCGTCGGCGATAGTGTCAAAGGCATTGCGCAGGTCCATCTggaagcgcggcatgtTGTTCAAaaccatggcgcgcttcgcacgaagctcggcattgcgcgcgacagCGGTGCTCAAAAGCTGCACATCCGCTGCAGCCATAACTGCAATGGGCGTGTACATCTCGCGTAAATCTGTGGGCgtgtcgaggcgcgcgaccaTAAACTTGGACAGCGCGTCCGACTCGGCGGGGACAATGGCGGGCTTGGCGAGGAGCAGCACATCGTCAAAGACAAACAGGTACCGCAGCTTGACATACGCATCGCCCGCAGACTGAAGAAGGGGGAGAacggtgcgcagctttcGTGCTGGATCCCGCGCAAGGTGGATGGGAATCGTGGCGGGAAAGTGCGCGTGCAAGTGTCGCACAGGCTGCGCCAAACTCTGGTTCAGCCGCGTCAAAACGGCCGCAGTGACGGGGAGCACAACG harbors:
- a CDS encoding uncharacterized protein (TransMembrane:1 (i12-31o); COG:D; COG:O; EggNog:ENOG503NYHB); its protein translation is MALRTRLLHPGVATHAILVYYVNIVYALRLVDTSGVVLSQVLPPVQRYLRTRSDTIQAVVAALLGNDPAFQLLRMELESAGSGRQPALSKTMRRAQEEDEVQARPEYWSDPAWAPRPVDAGPEYSQMRSRDVIDLLVGIFDDHAGFIHALERHTAQQLMHTQDYDTARVRRNNDIFKQRFGEGSLHHCDVMLADVAASARADAQFHRGAERAGVYGAVHPLFISRQFWPEIETGTFAVPARLAQALEAFAAFYADTQRQKRLRWLPHLGTVDLAVEMGDGRTVEVTATPLQAAVAELVAGEHDARIVSADHIAGALDIDRQAAVHALRFWVSHHVLSELPQGGSFAVRERI
- a CDS encoding uncharacterized protein (COG:U; EggNog:ENOG503Q50S) translates to MDASATGSTSSKGDALMSTSMLGAPFLLAHAPVVRGADGCACVTLESLPSSPRDPSPAGSSTRGEAIAKLRRAASQREVRRVSPRRLRLRPSDAAPQMVQAQLPMLAAPVDAEKDGAGACEGGGTAFEPLYTPSPQLYHDMSGSGSDDKLSTPRQIEHLPLPSLEQLRKRILYERKATGLSRSASASATSRVARAYTMQKLMGATTPVPYRDMFDFVRSVNEGQNTELVEAHTDEHDTSVATQLSVASNEAITPPRDPKRSTLIRSVSARDVARLRMFRKIGKREGLGARDGSSDEVPCGSAAEKASDVRANEAPTLSDAAPARPRKNNQPILAMLQKLTVELDAEARQNSTQGDEHHRSSKGSGVAPPTFTSPALHLKPVAYHWSSTPVLHDDVKPLPSLPAPQPSAEAILSLYPALRAPTNMRSISAAEPDQHSPLPASRSASAPFPHAEETMATEPKKESRGARLLGSLRRKTSRSRLGDRNKAKQSKAEASNELAALVLQGDAQARAFSHAVVLPVTAAVLTRLNQSLAQPVRHLHAHFPATIPIHLARDPARKLRTVLPLLQSAGDAYVKLRYLFVFDDVLLLAKPAIVPAESDALSKFMVARLDTPTDLREMYTPIAVMAAADVQLLSTAVARNAELRAKRAMVLNNMPRFQMDLRNAFDTIADAHGQVPDAKARAHLLYICPELDRVVVSAYLFAPHNRDVLQHYVAQHRFAGIGIETALRSLLLDLRFPAAQHDFELLLLAFAAHWLRSNSGMLAPTFTLELATDLTFAMMALHDALHTGQGSFTPGMFAKPCATISLAHFVQSVREHDVEQLLSERELCELYFGVKTQPFAQAAGPEDVPQRTIVYDISALAAGLQVGVPSAPVTIALDAPDPDLKIRLEGASLFLDPPVLSFAHAPVAEFTVCSTAAGRHDLSFVRIGKHAKLYRGTPSRMRGTWDTLPRTVSLDASADALRPTILLRHTAKKEAVYEFYLTDAPAAQSLAALVQERIDAARAQRHMDQDAHLRLLAQCVLELSVFGERYVARAHHVLAHPSGPSMAGQELIRLVRENSLLLPAVREA
- the vps5 gene encoding Vacuolar protein sorting-associated protein vps5 (EggNog:ENOG503NUKF; COG:E; COG:I; COG:U); this encodes MRVLVTGASGLLGRALMTACEDAGYDTHGTAFSRANAKVACVDLRESAEVDVLVQACKPDVVLHTAAERRPDVVERDADAVHRLNVALPAAMAKACAALHPPAYLVNLSTEYVFDGRSPPYNVDSPPNPLNAYGKSKRDAEIAVLEHGKRGFATNVRVPVLYGDTEYDGESAVNVLLGAIQPRDDASSKISMDAHARRFPTHVEDLARMLVQLCEIAQRRLRAAPPQPMPPTLHLAAKKGMSKYEMCCIMSRAWNDACGAQVTTATCLDPVYQVDAHASTQRPENCEMDTGDAEALGIDMTTVSFEEWWRSYLARRGPPRAAHRDAGLPSTDAAGQAAPTPVAANDDEVRYGQRSPTKARARAPAPAYQFNIHVGNPQRVSDRVSSHVEYTVRVTSNAPWFPRDTLSTLRRYSDFRWMHAALVQNHAGVIVPAIPEKVKIGNMAPALVELRRRSLEHALTKILEHPALRTDEDLMLFLQSQSLAADIKARDAKKGAVVTPEQKTYMGWSHSLQALRFRETDEWFKQQELFLGQLEKHMQHIVHSVMHLAQKRQALASKQDHLYKVLVALSSSTLSRHVSTSFGALSEMKKRAAEASEVLADHEANVLGLVLYEYERLVGNVRKAFATRVELWQAWQRAEEDLTKQRHRQRTNPAAHMDLQINALSHAELQAATLHTRFDDVTELCKKEFQRFEQEKALDVRAALENYMQAYQRIQQEILEEWAHCEAIVQRHAPPPTEASTIPLIMMDQTFA
- a CDS encoding uncharacterized protein (TransMembrane:1 (o646-664i); EggNog:ENOG503Q47A; COG:K; BUSCO:EOG09260WUA), which codes for MGPMLAAQRPSAPSTQLEEIYLQPGPRNRLVLSLCSDIPSQVNWAFARLAAYSQQLGDRFLLADYPGLDEVLMSYVQRLCAALRGEPRSEWDASNDQDEHVDGRVVDQGIGAPGENGGMGLGMACVHLAVPKRRQVALPLPAHFSPSSVPRDAQTLRHALAAVLVLRNVTLTMQNAARLTAFPGVLQIVAEALQHSMTTQSLVDWNTCADFRVNLLEILESLASRIQLSEWVQSAYTGAGEPEERAVRTEDRVFALLHTLLHTTKDRALLLGSLRCMRAIVSNPANEHVLSETTWSHTPLRLHIIPRCLALLPLTQDPELLESGLDLLYQMIVTGENAILIGALTVAQVSAAVDASSLWQDDADTRPLVDSVVGYLVRNLSLGKTVWERDSVITANTSAPWSAEVPSAARQRRLRERALREKRERLTVEERNQWKTLRPEEKEQLQQMHEPERGIAWMKMLFEQDSLGEVTQMEFWITYRDQFTPMAAHGAAPLQPAANLIRNVSQTFPGAAAMVISPGIGQQPRFIIRGISLRDRSQASFACSWEDCPAPQAPCAEAIKDHLDVHASAAKDGQCRWHNCNANTQDSPDANSLLRQHVRTHMPQPVDDVQLAVPGPPAQGTMDHPGTITFEVERTPSVPSAAPQEGPLPCGVAFLSALVLRFVTRAARNVLKRSGAGCPTHTYGGAQSSSKAPLEGGDMFGCPIPPTMQDANGGLDGVQKAPAVSAAQIAAARDLMNALASREDAMVKVALQNDILCRIISDTLVLIRTPSAEHTM